Below is a window of Stigmatopora nigra isolate UIUO_SnigA chromosome 3, RoL_Snig_1.1, whole genome shotgun sequence DNA.
GGTTCGGATGTGACAAGGGGAGGGGTTGGCGTGGTGGGCACATTCTTTTCCCTTTGAGGTGACCCCAGAGATGCAGATGCCAGGGATGTACAGTCACTTTGGGACTGTGCAACGGTGGACACCACCTCTGAGATCTGGTTTGAGGACAGAGGGCAAaacttcaatggtggatgaggGGGTTGCGGTTTGTTCGAGACAATGTTTTTTGAGGGTACAGTCTCCGGGTCCGGTGGAGTCTCTGGCTGCTCCAGTGGTTGGCTCGCAGGACCAGTAGATGACGGTCCAGTCTTTACTTCTGGGGGCCCTGTACCTGGATTTTGCTGGGGTTCAGGAACTTGTCCAATTGGAAACTTGGCTTCAATGGATGTAGTAGCATCGGTGACAAAGGACACCTTGTCTGTTGACAATTCAACGGCAGGTGGCGACTGTAATGTCTGGGTTGGTGTTGGAACCACGGGTAAGGGAGTTTCGGGAACACTGCACCAGTCTTGAACCGTTTCTTGCTGTAAGGTACGAATCTTTGACTGGTCCATTGCTTCAACGAGTAGCAGTGCATCTTGGAGCAACCCGTTTTTGCTGTCTATCTCAACCGGTTGAGCTATCGGTTGAGGTATGGTTTGCGGGGAAGGGGATTCAGTCCGAGATCCACCGTTAGGGTGAGTTGAAGGGGACCAAAGTACCTGCTTCGGAGTAGTTGGCAAGTTTTTCACGCTCTCCGTTGGCTGTACATTTTGTACATTCCCTGGTTTGGTTGTACATTTGAGAACATGTGCCACGGGGGCCTGTAGGATTAGTTGTCCATCTTGTTTCTTCAAGGCCGCTTCAATGTGCTTCCTCTTGGCGTCTTTGTGGACCGCCGAACAGGGAACTGGTATCAAAAGTCGAATTTGCGACATCTCTGACGGTTGAGACTTTAATGCGGGTACTAGTGGACTGACATTCGGTGCTGCGATTGTGTGAGTACTTGTATTTTGGGTTTGAGGTGGTTTGGTTTGTAGTACTCCAGTTTTTTGGAGTACTTCAAGTAAACGTCGCTGGTCAGTTACAGAGATACAGGGTGATTTCGGCTTGTGAACCGGTGCCTTAGCGGGTGCAAGTTGAAAATGTGAGGTCACCAACTGTTGGGTCACTTTTGGAGTTAATCTTTGATTAGCACATGGTGCCATTTGCAATTGATCGTTTACTGGTGAAGGTGACTTCATGTACtgaattgtttctgtggactggTTCTGGGAAAAGTGCGCCTTCTCCAAACTGGGGCTAACTGAGGTGACTTGATCGTCACAACTTCTGACCTCTTCGATTAATAATTGCTGTTCAACCTGAGAACCTATCACGTCTTCACAAGATGGGACCGGAGGTGGATCTAAGAAGGGAATAGTAGAAGAGACTTAAGACTAAGACAACGGAGGTTGTAAACCTGTCAATGTTTTCAGTCTGTTGCAACTTCTCACCTGTGACTGTATACACTATCTGAGGGTTGGTTACAGCGGGTTGAGGGACCTTTACAACAAAACAAGAGGGAGGACAATCAACCAATGGcaagaaactgaaaaaatgatggtCAATTCAAATGGCACCATTTCACAACAGAGGTTCAGGTCAAGCAGACTAGCTTTTGAGGCCAACCCAAGTTTTTGGTTTTAGTGGCGGTCTCATTCAGTAGGCCTTCAGCAACCCTTCAGTAGGAACTCAACTCAGCCCAATTGGCAAAGATCTTCAGGAAACAAGGCCAAAACGGTGAACCAGGTACAAGAGAGCAAGCTATGGGTTGCCCCAAGGAAAGTTATCACGTTCACCAGATCAGGTCTAACCCTACAGGACCAGCTCACCACCACTCAAGACCAGAAGCTTTGAAGAGAACGCAAGATATACACTAAACACTGAAGCTACTTGTTATGAACGGCTTGAAGACCAGGATTGACATGGGACTAGTCTCTATGTAACTTTAATACACCATTAATTGGGGACGTCCCAAGACACTAGTCTTAGTTCGAGTTCAACTTCAAGCTAATTTGGTTTACCAAGCAAAAACACAGTGGAGTTCCCCAGGGATCAATCCCGAGAACCCTGTAGTTACGGCGGTAAAGAGACACCTGGGACAGTAAATAGATCAAGCCCACTTACCTGATGGTTTGAAGGTAACGCGGCGAGGTTTGAAGTTTCTTGTGTTGCAGTGCCAGGGTTGTTGAAAAACACGTATAAAATTTTCTGTTCTTTGGGTGGCTGTACTTCTTGCTGCACCGGCACAACTTGTCCAGGATTAAGTTCTGTGGAAACATTTGTACAAAGTCAAAGACCTGAAAAAACTCCAACTTGAATACAAGTAAGGACAACTCCTGGTCAgtggcttttaatttgaaatgactACAAGGGAGTCTTGTTGATCCTTAATAGCACCAAACGGGTCTCCTTTGGTTGAGTCTAGCCTTCGTTTCAGGACAACAAATGTGGGTCAGGTGAAAAACTGAACATGCCAGAGCAAAGTATGTCGGTCACCTACCAAAAGTACAAAACAACAAGTTCAAATCCATTGATTTTATTGTAAACTGAACAGTGAAAGTGTGTTTCCAAACCCAGAGGATGACCTTCTCTTTGGCCCCACCCACCGTTCATGTGACCAAAAGTGCTAAAACCGACATTAGAAAATGAACTTAAGGTGAATAAGATTTATTATTGAAGGACATTGCGAAGAAAGGAAGACCATTGCCATACTCCCCAGACCGGAATGTATTTGAACACCAGTGGGCTGCCCATCCTCAGAAAACATCAAAACTGAGCAAACCAGGGGTTTCTCTGACTCCTTAACAAGACTCTTAGAACTGTTCCTGTGAGAGTCAAATTCTTGACAACAGGCATACAGGTAGAGAACAGCATCATGGTCTCCAAAACCCATACTACCAGAGTTTACCACCCTTTTTAAGTCCACAAAAGACATCTAGACTAGTTGGGCGAGTTCCTAAGTACTCAGCTAAGGATTTAGACCTGATCCACTGTTCCCCGACCAGGAAGAATACTACACTGCTCCTTCTGTATCTAAGATTTGACTTCCCAACGGACCCTTAGGTCCAGTAACCGTATAGACCTTTGCAGGGAGGTTTGGGACCACCAGATTAGCAAAAAACAAACCTATTGGTCATAACCTCGGACTGCACAATCCCCGATGTTGCAGAGACGTGTTGGTCAAGACAACCCAAGAACAGCAACACCTCTCAAATGGGAGTCTCGGGATCCACCCACCGGGGTGTTTCAACTCTGATGAACTGAGTTTATAATCTCCATGTGATTTCAATGATCGACTCCTCTAGAATTTTCTGGTTCTTGGAAAGACCACAACCAGTGGTCCAGGTCCTTCGGTagcaaagcagccccagaccATCACAAGTTTTTTTAACCAGTCAAACCACATTGTCTCCAATGGATTTATATAAAGACGGACTTGGCAACTTTGTTTGGCACACTTGGTGGACTTGCTAGTGTTTCAGATGATTGTACTGCAACTTACTCAAAGTACACCTCTGGTTTTGGGCTACAATTAGTGGCCTAGGAGTCTCCTCCTGGATTTTTTAGTTCATGCGAAGACCACAGCAAATGGTCCAGGTCCTGAGGTagcaaagcagccccagaccATAAAAACTACCACCACCATGCTCCTCTTTTGgcatagttttatttttcttaaattctgAGCCATTTCTATGCTAGATGTAAAGGTTGCAGACCTtccaaaattctttttttttttttagattcaacCCTAATGAGTCCGAATTCTGACCCAAACTTTGTCCATGGTTGTCCAGGTGGTTTACATTAGTAAAAATTAaactatatatgtattatatataaaaatgttgcaaattaGAAGCAGATTGTTTATTTACTGAaaaagaatgtttaaaaaagtgaaacagGAAGGGCCATtgcataaatgtgtatgtttaattgtttaattttttaaacaatttcttacaaaaatacacacccaAACTaagcatttttcaaaatcatCTTCCGAACCACTTCGCAGGATTATACTTTtatataattatactttaatacaACTTTTCGAATGAATACGGTAGAAAAGCGTTTCTGTTATTGTTCAGTTATAGGCTAGGTATTACCAAAGCCGCGAGTAGTACGGGCTAACCGTTTCCGTTCGGTGACAAAGTTTAAAACCGCATGTGACTTCGGATTGGACCGAAGCGGAGCAGCCGTCGAACAAAGGGCGTTGAGGCCACATTTAAGGGGGAGAAAAAGGTTGCCCCCAAAAAACCAAGTGGTTCGCGTTCAAACTCACCACATTGTACGGCGGCGTTCTGCCCTTTGGGGTTTTCCCATTTGCTGATTACATCCTCCATTTTTCGGCATGTTGTTTTTAGGGCCTCGTTCTCCGTCTTCACCTTGGCTAATTCCTCTTTCAATTCGTCTACTAGCGTTTCAAAAAGTTTGGTGGTTTCCGCAATGGTACTTTTTACCACCCCCTCCATAAAGGAGGtgtatttgttttgaaagtcGCCCGTCGACATGTTgaagtctttttttgtcttggtgGAGCGGACTTCGGGCTAACGGCAGCTTTCGGAACGGCTAGCTCCGTCGAAATGTGGCTCAGTCGGTACCCGATTTCAAAATGGCTCCCGGCTGACACGTCACTGCGCGCGAACGTCTTACGTCATGCTAAGCTATCGGTCTTTGTTTACCAGCAGCGACATGGCGCGCGATAGCCCCCTACTTCCCGGAAGTAGTATTACACATTGTTTGCCTCAACTATTAACTCGGATCAACGTTAACCCTTTCGATGAAAGTGGGAATTTGTAAACTAATAATAAGGAAGATAAATTTAGCGtctcttgatttttttaattggataccAATATATAGGAAGagatacattttgaaattagatatattttcccaaaaacaaacggagaaaaaaaacttgaatcctCGAAGTAATGAACGGGGCAAAAAAAGGTGAAGCCGCAATGCGCATGCGCAAAggttctttaaataaaaatgttagtgATTTCGCTTTCATTAATATGAATGAAATTACGTGCTATAGTCTTATCGCACGTCACACAAGTTTCCGTCTTTAACAATTAAAAGGCTATTTTTGTTCCCCTTTTGCTCTTTACTCAAACACATGACAAGAAAAGTCTCCCATTGAAGCACGTTTTCAACTTCGCCGAAATGCTTGATGACGCATGAGGGCGTGACGTCAGAACAAAGTGTCTCTCTGGAACATTTGCggtttattatatctatttttttcacgGTCAGAGCTTTGGTGACTAATTTTGATGCAATAAACAACCCGGCTTGAAAGGAAGATGGATTGGCCTTGCTGCATGTTcagtacttttttcttttaaagagcATTTTTTGAGGACACGTGATAGAATAGAGCACGTCTTTGGTATTTTTCCCTTCAACGCCAAAACAATGGATGTGAGTATAAAAACGattcaaatagtttttttctctgaaaaattgatggggaaaaaactttttgggccatgagggaaaggaaaaacacattttttttttttgtcatgcacaagttcattttacattttagtcAATTTGAGAAGTGCAAAATCAACTGCAGCTGTTGTTAAAATAAACTAGTTTGCAATATAAAATGAACATTGGATATTTACTCAGTTTTGAGTTTTCGGAAAGTTTTGAATGTGACATATTGTGTGCAAATGATCTTTATATATAGTAatttatataatgtatatatgtaatttATGGTTAACTTATGCATTTTTTCTGCAGCAATAAAGTAAAATTTGGGttgctctaaaaaaataatagttgttCGCTGTTAAAAGTGTCTAAAAAAGCAAAACTATTTTTTGCCCTACGCTGTAAAAAGTGTTTAAAttgctgctttttgttttttttaaatcgtactaatttttttgtcttacattttttgtatcttattttcccagtattttattttattttttgatttccATGGAAATTTTTCTGTAATATGAAATGCAAGATATCATTCAAAAAGgtctacaattttttaaaaaaattcttcaCATTGACgagaatagacgtccaatccattttgaggaTCTCTGTGGCAAGACCCCTCCCACTCTCAAATGGACTGGATGCTCCGCCTCCTCAATATTAGCAAATATTTTGAACAGAAAGCCCACTCTACCAAATTATGTCACAACTTTGAATTTGGCGTCTTAGGCGGACATCTACTCACTTCTTTATATTCTTCTTTTTCCCGTTTTTCTTTTTCGGCCAGTCTCCTCAATCTCACGCACTAACCGGCGAAGGCACGCCGACGTTGACGGCCATGACGACAATCAACCCGCAGACGCACGGCGCCGCCGAATCCACCGCCTTTGGGTACTGTCAAAACATGTGGACTCACCCCAACAATTATTTCCCGTCAATTCAAGGTGATTCCAGACAcctcatttcattcattcattgatttattttcccgctgggggtgccggagtctatcTCGGCCAAATCGCTCTGGATCAATTGCCGACCACAACGAgacaataatgtaaaaaaaatacaaatgaacatCTTTTCTTTGGTTTGAAGGCGGTCCTTTCTGTTATCCGAACGAAGCAACCCCGACGGTAGCGACCATGGCCATACCCAGTACGCAAGCAACGCAAGTTCTGCCCATGCCGTACTGCGTTGACAGGCAGGATAACTTGCAGATGCAATTTGCTCAACCACTGGCAGGTACAAATCCTCGATTTTGCTTCACCcacctagctagctagctagctagctacctAACTTACCTAGCAACAACATGTCAGGACATACTTGCATACCTGTAAACCTCAGCTAATTGCTCACCTTATTAATGAATGCAATtgattaagtgattaaaaaaattacaaatgccgtatttactcgcatataaggcatccccttaaaatggcctcaaaatgtttacattttacaagttctcacgtataagccgcctttaaaactgccttaaaattgttgaattttacaatttctcgtgtataagcctCCCTGATTCCCATTGTTTTAACCTTCACCTTcctagttttaatagggagtacaaatgtgttactttgaagggaaaatattgataaaaatcCTCACACGTGCTATTTT
It encodes the following:
- the LOC144194225 gene encoding cyclic AMP-responsive element-binding protein 1-like isoform X2, with product MDSPQSHALTGEGTPTLTAMTTINPQTHGAAESTAFGYCQNMWTHPNNYFPSIQGGPFCYPNEATPTVATMAIPSTQATQVLPMPYCVDRQDNLQMQFAQPLAGDMTVAQLQYANSMLPHGVAPGGAPRNQSERSLMKNRGAAREYRRRRKAYVQGLEERVAKLENQNKALKEELQDGAITRKPVAVALSTLICFSCFTALLFLF